A part of Bacteroidales bacterium genomic DNA contains:
- a CDS encoding peptidylprolyl isomerase has translation MKRILPVIFFLLLTGISIKPSFAQTNDPVMIQVADESITQGEFLRVYQKNNTKGEALERQALEEYLELYINFRLKVKEAMSLGMDTIKSFRDELSSYRRQLAQPYLIDDKSIEALVQEAYNRKLYDIRASHILLKVDRMASAADTLAAWNKIMELRKRIMKGEDFGKLAMEASEDPSAKDRMSEGRNVKGNHGDLGYFTAFDMVYPFENAAYKCKIGEVTQPVRTDYGYHLIKVTDKLPAMGKVQIAHIMMVFPKKASVDDSLKVADSANMAYKLLQSGTEFATVVKQFTDDKSTADKGGLLPWFGVNRMLPEFIQAISKLRKNGDFTEPFQTDYGWHILKLNDRKPIPGFDEDKDELKTKVNKNDRVVQSQDAFVKQVRNEYGFREDLTAMRELKTVVTDSIFNASWTSREAGALTKTIFTIGTKNVTQTDFAEFLAKNQKKGPKHDIAAYIETQYTDFVDESIIKYADNQLENKYPDFKALMTEYHDGILLFDLTDKKVWTKAVKDTIGLQSFYEETKKNYMWDQRLEASIFTIKDMSAVKLLKKMTKKGLPDDVILAAINKDTIQKVTVERKKFIRGENAIIDSLDWKPSITGPFTTSSGKNVLTVIHRVVSPEPKLLSEARGLITADYQNYLEKEWIAELRSKYPVKVNKDVFNAIFIK, from the coding sequence ATGAAAAGGATACTACCCGTTATTTTCTTTTTGCTTTTAACCGGCATTTCAATTAAGCCATCATTTGCCCAGACTAATGATCCTGTAATGATACAGGTTGCTGACGAATCCATTACCCAAGGAGAATTTTTGAGAGTTTACCAGAAGAACAACACTAAAGGTGAAGCCCTTGAACGCCAGGCCCTCGAAGAATATCTTGAACTGTATATCAATTTCAGGCTTAAAGTAAAAGAAGCGATGTCGTTGGGGATGGATACCATCAAATCATTCCGTGATGAGCTCTCCTCCTATCGCAGGCAATTAGCTCAACCTTATCTTATTGATGATAAATCGATTGAAGCTCTCGTACAGGAAGCGTACAATCGCAAACTTTATGATATCAGGGCCAGCCATATCCTGCTGAAGGTCGACAGGATGGCTTCTGCAGCTGATACACTTGCTGCCTGGAATAAGATCATGGAACTCAGGAAAAGGATCATGAAAGGAGAAGATTTCGGTAAACTAGCCATGGAGGCTTCTGAAGATCCATCAGCAAAAGACCGTATGTCGGAAGGCCGGAATGTTAAAGGAAACCACGGCGACCTGGGCTATTTTACCGCTTTCGACATGGTTTATCCTTTCGAAAATGCAGCGTATAAATGTAAGATCGGAGAAGTTACCCAGCCAGTAAGAACCGATTACGGTTACCACCTGATCAAGGTAACAGATAAACTTCCGGCAATGGGGAAAGTCCAGATTGCCCATATCATGATGGTATTCCCTAAAAAAGCCTCAGTGGATGATTCACTCAAAGTGGCTGATTCCGCCAATATGGCCTATAAACTATTACAATCCGGCACCGAATTCGCCACAGTTGTAAAGCAGTTCACCGACGACAAGAGCACTGCCGATAAAGGGGGGTTGCTTCCCTGGTTTGGAGTTAACCGCATGCTTCCTGAATTTATCCAGGCAATCAGCAAACTCAGGAAAAATGGCGATTTTACAGAGCCTTTCCAGACAGATTATGGTTGGCATATCCTCAAACTGAATGACAGAAAACCCATTCCTGGATTCGATGAGGATAAGGATGAACTCAAAACAAAGGTGAATAAGAATGACAGGGTGGTTCAATCACAGGATGCCTTTGTTAAACAGGTGAGAAATGAATATGGATTCCGCGAGGATCTTACTGCTATGAGGGAATTGAAGACCGTTGTCACCGATTCAATTTTCAATGCCAGCTGGACTTCCAGGGAAGCAGGCGCATTAACAAAAACCATCTTTACCATCGGAACAAAAAATGTTACTCAGACCGATTTTGCTGAATTCCTTGCGAAGAATCAGAAAAAAGGACCCAAACATGATATTGCAGCTTATATCGAGACCCAATACACTGATTTTGTAGATGAATCAATTATTAAATATGCTGATAATCAGCTTGAAAACAAATATCCTGACTTCAAAGCTTTGATGACAGAGTACCATGATGGCATCCTGTTATTCGACCTTACCGACAAAAAAGTCTGGACCAAAGCTGTTAAGGATACCATTGGTTTACAATCATTCTATGAGGAAACCAAGAAAAACTACATGTGGGATCAAAGGCTGGAAGCTTCCATTTTCACCATCAAGGATATGAGTGCCGTTAAATTACTGAAGAAGATGACTAAAAAAGGGCTTCCGGATGATGTGATACTGGCTGCCATAAACAAAGACACCATTCAGAAAGTAACTGTAGAGCGTAAGAAATTTATCCGCGGAGAAAATGCCATTATCGACAGCCTTGACTGGAAACCTTCCATTACCGGGCCATTTACAACTTCCTCCGGAAAGAATGTACTCACTGTTATTCATAGGGTTGTAAGTCCGGAACCTAAACTGCTGAGTGAAGCCCGGGGATTGATCACGGCCGATTATCAAAATTATCTTGAAAAGGAATGGATTGCCGAACTAAGGTCTAAATATCCGGTGAAAGTGAATAAGGATGTTTTCAATGCTATTTTCATTAAATGA
- a CDS encoding peptidylprolyl isomerase has translation MIKQVFLIALAFLLVLIVKPVSSQDKVIDEIVAVVGSHPILLSDVENQYQQARIQGTIGDPVMLRCRIFEDLLFQKLLLYQSEVDSLVVDDDQVNGELDRRLRYYIQQFGSQEKLEDFYDKSIVEFKAELREPLRQEMLAAQQQGKITENIKVTPSEIKAFFHQLPPDSVPIIPTEYEIAQIVKQPPISQEELTAAREKISGLRERILKGEKFATLAILYSEDPGSATKGGELGLFGRGTMYPEFEAAAFNLKSKSDVSEIIKTKAGFHILQLIERKGEFVNIRHILIVPKVSTLDLMKASSKLDSIAELIRIDSITFDKAVKKYSDDPGRVNGGLLQNANSGNTRWPADELDPKVFFIIDKLKVGETSAAIPYTTDDGTQAYRLLNLKLRTDPHRANLKDDYNTIQEWALNKKKEEAMGKWIGEKSKTAYIRLNDKYKNCELKYEWNRD, from the coding sequence ATGATTAAGCAAGTATTCCTGATTGCCCTGGCCTTCCTACTGGTATTAATAGTAAAACCTGTTTCCAGCCAGGACAAGGTCATAGATGAGATCGTTGCAGTCGTCGGCAGTCATCCGATACTGCTTTCTGATGTTGAAAATCAGTATCAGCAGGCGCGTATTCAGGGTACAATAGGTGATCCTGTAATGCTTAGGTGCAGAATATTTGAGGATCTGCTCTTTCAGAAATTATTGTTATATCAATCGGAAGTGGATAGCCTTGTTGTGGATGACGACCAGGTAAATGGTGAGTTGGACAGGCGATTACGTTATTATATTCAACAGTTTGGTTCCCAGGAGAAACTGGAAGATTTTTATGATAAGTCAATTGTTGAATTCAAGGCTGAATTGCGGGAACCGCTTCGCCAGGAAATGCTTGCTGCCCAGCAACAGGGTAAAATCACGGAAAATATCAAGGTCACCCCTTCGGAAATAAAGGCATTTTTTCATCAACTCCCCCCCGACAGTGTGCCTATCATCCCTACTGAATATGAAATTGCCCAAATCGTTAAACAGCCTCCTATCAGCCAGGAAGAGCTAACAGCAGCAAGGGAAAAGATCAGCGGACTGAGAGAGCGTATCCTGAAAGGTGAGAAATTTGCCACCCTTGCTATCCTTTATTCTGAAGACCCCGGGTCAGCTACCAAGGGTGGTGAACTGGGATTGTTCGGGAGAGGAACAATGTATCCGGAGTTCGAAGCTGCTGCCTTCAACCTGAAAAGTAAATCAGATGTTTCAGAAATCATCAAGACCAAAGCTGGTTTCCATATTCTTCAACTTATAGAACGAAAAGGTGAATTTGTAAACATCAGGCATATTCTTATTGTCCCGAAGGTTTCTACCCTCGACCTGATGAAAGCAAGCAGTAAACTCGACAGTATTGCTGAACTGATCAGAATTGATTCCATCACTTTTGATAAAGCAGTTAAAAAATATAGTGATGATCCCGGCAGGGTGAATGGCGGCCTGCTTCAGAATGCCAATAGCGGAAATACACGCTGGCCTGCTGATGAACTGGATCCAAAAGTTTTCTTCATCATCGACAAGTTGAAAGTAGGGGAAACCTCCGCGGCTATTCCTTATACCACTGATGATGGAACCCAGGCATACCGTTTGCTTAACCTGAAACTTCGCACCGATCCCCACAGGGCTAATCTTAAGGATGACTATAATACCATTCAGGAATGGGCCTTGAATAAAAAGAAAGAAGAAGCAATGGGGAAATGGATCGGGGAAAAATCAAAAACAGCCTATATCCGCCTCAACGACAAGTATAAAAATTGCGAATTGAAGTATG